Proteins co-encoded in one Amaranthus tricolor cultivar Red isolate AtriRed21 chromosome 7, ASM2621246v1, whole genome shotgun sequence genomic window:
- the LOC130817692 gene encoding uncharacterized protein LOC130817692 isoform X1 has product MSTTTHFLSPFISQPLKTPKTLTLIFHTKRSQFHNPQIIPKIMQAQNKPARRNPRKSSYGSSRRSVLKKSFTQEQVVFTAPVSDDPEVGIIGGGMAGLICALYLEKRGIRSTVFDTGMHGLGGRMGTRFIEPQHFVFDHAAQFFTVSDLRFSELVNGWIEKGLVKQWRGTVGEIGPGGQFSELPASPPRYIGVNGMRSFADSLLSETKIVEVVRPCWISTLEPFNGMWHLSENGKPRGKFDSIVIAHNGKCANRLLASSGLPLIAKQMKRLELSSIWALLAAFEDPLPLTFPFEGAFVKGFDALSWMANNSAKLSCTQSGAHCWTFFSTAAFGKQNKVPQENIPSATAVKVTKLMLEAVENALGLSKGSLKKPIYSRVQLWGAALPTNTPGTPCIFDPQGRAGICGDWLLGSSLESAALSGMSMANHIADYLQSGGTNAEDYAIGLQSEFQQIPGHDIGQFPGSDPNELVVGELVQR; this is encoded by the exons ATGAGCACCACTACGCATTTCCTCTCTCCATTCATTTCCCAACCTCTCAAAACCCctaaaaccctaaccctaattttCCATACCAAAAGGTCCCAATTTCATAATCCCCAAATTATTCCTAAAATAATGCAAGCCCAGAATAAACCCGCTCGTAGAAACCCTAGAAAATCGTCATATGGAAGCTCTAGGAGGTCAGTTTTGAAGAAATCATTTACCCAGGAGCAGGTGGTGTTTACAGCTCCAGTTTCTGATGATCCAGAAGTTGGGATTATTGGCGGAGGAATGGCGGGTCTTATTTGTGCTTTATACTTGGAAAAAAGAGGGATTCGTTCCACTGTTTTCGACACG GGAATGCATGGTTTGGGTGGTAGGATGGGAACAAGATTTATTGAACCCCAGCATTTTGTTTTCGACCATGCTGCTCAGTTCTTTACTGTCAGCGATTTGCGATTTTCTGAGTTGGTCAATGGATGGATAGAAAAAGGGCTGGTGAAGCAGTGGCGCGGGACAGTTGGTGAAATTGGACCAGGAGGTCAGTTTTCTGAACTGCCAGCTTCTCCTCCACGTTATATAGGTGTCAACGGGATGCGTTCATTTGCTGACTCTCTATTGTCTGAG ACAAAAATTGTTGAAGTCGTTAGGCCTTGCTGGATCAGTACACTGGAGCCATTTAATGGGATGTGGCATTTGAGTGAAAATGGAAAGCCACGCGGAAAATTTGACTCGATAGTTATTGCACACAATG GAAAATGTGCAAATCGATTGCTTGCTTCTTCGGGCTTGCCGCTTATTGCCAAACAAATGAAG AGACTAGAATTGAGTTCTATATGGGCCCTGCTTGCAGCATTTGAAGATCCTCTTCCTTTAACATTTCCCTTTGAAGGTgcttttgttaaaggatttgaTGCTCTATCTTGGATGGCTAACAATAGTGCAAAACTATCATGTACCCAAAGTGGTGCTCATTGCTGGACCTTCTTCAGTACAGCAGCTTTCGGGAAGCAGAACAAGGTTCCACAG GAAAACATTCCCAGTGCCACAGCGGTGAAGGTAACAAAACTGATGCTGGAGGCAGTAGAGAATGCATTAGGGCTGTCAAAAGGGTCACTGAAGAAACCTATTTATAGCAGGGTGCAACTATG GGGTGCAGCTCTTCCTACTAATACTCCAGGCACACCATGCATCTTTGATCCTCAGGGAAGAGCAGGTATCTGCGGTGATTGGCTTCTGGGTTCAAGTCTAGAGAGTGCTGCTCTCAGTGGGATGTCAATGGCTAATCAT ATTGCAGACTATCTTCAAAGTGGGGGAACAAATGCAGAGGACTATGCTATCGGCTTGCAGAGTGAATTCCAACAGATACCAGGACATGACATTGGCCAGTTTCCTGGATCGGATCCTAATGAACTG GTGGTTGGAGAACTTGTACAAAGATAA
- the LOC130817692 gene encoding uncharacterized protein LOC130817692 isoform X2 encodes MIQKLGLLAEEWRVLFVLYTWKKEGFVPLFSTRLGMHGLGGRMGTRFIEPQHFVFDHAAQFFTVSDLRFSELVNGWIEKGLVKQWRGTVGEIGPGGQFSELPASPPRYIGVNGMRSFADSLLSETKIVEVVRPCWISTLEPFNGMWHLSENGKPRGKFDSIVIAHNGKCANRLLASSGLPLIAKQMKRLELSSIWALLAAFEDPLPLTFPFEGAFVKGFDALSWMANNSAKLSCTQSGAHCWTFFSTAAFGKQNKVPQENIPSATAVKVTKLMLEAVENALGLSKGSLKKPIYSRVQLWGAALPTNTPGTPCIFDPQGRAGICGDWLLGSSLESAALSGMSMANHIADYLQSGGTNAEDYAIGLQSEFQQIPGHDIGQFPGSDPNELVVGELVQR; translated from the exons ATGATCCAGAAGTTGGGATTATTGGCGGAGGAATGGCGGGTCTTATTTGTGCTTTATACTTGGAAAAAAGAGGGATTCGTTCCACTGTTTTCGACACGGTTG GGAATGCATGGTTTGGGTGGTAGGATGGGAACAAGATTTATTGAACCCCAGCATTTTGTTTTCGACCATGCTGCTCAGTTCTTTACTGTCAGCGATTTGCGATTTTCTGAGTTGGTCAATGGATGGATAGAAAAAGGGCTGGTGAAGCAGTGGCGCGGGACAGTTGGTGAAATTGGACCAGGAGGTCAGTTTTCTGAACTGCCAGCTTCTCCTCCACGTTATATAGGTGTCAACGGGATGCGTTCATTTGCTGACTCTCTATTGTCTGAG ACAAAAATTGTTGAAGTCGTTAGGCCTTGCTGGATCAGTACACTGGAGCCATTTAATGGGATGTGGCATTTGAGTGAAAATGGAAAGCCACGCGGAAAATTTGACTCGATAGTTATTGCACACAATG GAAAATGTGCAAATCGATTGCTTGCTTCTTCGGGCTTGCCGCTTATTGCCAAACAAATGAAG AGACTAGAATTGAGTTCTATATGGGCCCTGCTTGCAGCATTTGAAGATCCTCTTCCTTTAACATTTCCCTTTGAAGGTgcttttgttaaaggatttgaTGCTCTATCTTGGATGGCTAACAATAGTGCAAAACTATCATGTACCCAAAGTGGTGCTCATTGCTGGACCTTCTTCAGTACAGCAGCTTTCGGGAAGCAGAACAAGGTTCCACAG GAAAACATTCCCAGTGCCACAGCGGTGAAGGTAACAAAACTGATGCTGGAGGCAGTAGAGAATGCATTAGGGCTGTCAAAAGGGTCACTGAAGAAACCTATTTATAGCAGGGTGCAACTATG GGGTGCAGCTCTTCCTACTAATACTCCAGGCACACCATGCATCTTTGATCCTCAGGGAAGAGCAGGTATCTGCGGTGATTGGCTTCTGGGTTCAAGTCTAGAGAGTGCTGCTCTCAGTGGGATGTCAATGGCTAATCAT ATTGCAGACTATCTTCAAAGTGGGGGAACAAATGCAGAGGACTATGCTATCGGCTTGCAGAGTGAATTCCAACAGATACCAGGACATGACATTGGCCAGTTTCCTGGATCGGATCCTAATGAACTG GTGGTTGGAGAACTTGTACAAAGATAA
- the LOC130818244 gene encoding hypothetical protein At1g04090 isoform X1, which yields MIFMINTHDHNLVLLSLMIITLILGNCILYTHSKYVNHDDHDYDHPKLHVVKRRIEFRIDQSFNLPSPLPNWPPGNGFGTGSIDFGGLHIAEVTTFNKVWATYDGGPDGEGATFFEPVGLPEGYFLLGYYAQRNNRPLFGRVLVAKDTNSPGDPALNWPIDYALVWSSHGLSVKADSPGYIWAPIPSDGYQAVGLVVTTTPEKPPLDKVRCVRNDFTTFCEPDEWIWGREGDIDSDEFNIFDSRPVKKGKQGSAVSAGTFLAKSGGGTTGDTPLLACLKYVKSNATYMPNLDQLKALISTYSPKIYNHPKENFFPSSVEWFFKNGALLYKKGDESNPIPIEPSGANLPQGGTSDGEYWIDLPTNKNEKERVKKGDIESACAYYHVKPMLGGTYTDLAIWVFYPFNGPSSAKVGFVTIPLGEIGEHVADWEHVTLRISNFNGMLQKVYFSQHAEGEWVYPPDLEFYDGNKFNGYASLHGHACYRSVGEVLQGSNYIGIRNDTGKSDKMLDTSKNYEIISADYLGGGVVIEPAWLNYARKWGPKISYNIADEIKKFANLLPGKLKAKFLAFTKSLPPEVLGEQGPTGPKMKKSWDGEETK from the exons atgatcTTTATGATTAATACTCATGATCATAATTTGGTGTTATTGTCATTGATGATAATAACATTAATCTTGGGCAATTGCATTTTGTATACACATTCTAAATATGTTAATCATGATGATCATGATTATGATCATCCAAAGCTTCATGTTGTTAAAAGGAGAATAGAGTTTCGTATTGATCAATCTTTCAATTTGCCCTCTCCTTTACCAAATTGGCCTCCTG GCAATGGTTTTGGAACTGGGTCAATTGATTTTGGAGGTCTACATATAGCTGAAGTGACAACATTTAACAAAGTATGGGCCACATATGATGGAGGACCAGATGGTGAAGGAGCAACATTTTTTGAGCCCGTTGGACTACCCGAAGGGTATTTTCTTTTAGGGTACTATGCTCAACGTAATAATAGACCATTATTTGGTCGTGTCCTTGTAGCCAAAGACACAAATAGTCCTGGTGATCCTGCTCTTAATTGGCCTATTGATTATGCCCTTGTTTGGAGTAGCCATGGTCTAAGTGTTAAGGCTGACTCCCCTGGCTACATTTGGGCTCCTATTCCGAGTGATGGATATCAAGCTGTGGGTCTAGTCGTTACTACTACACCCGAGAAGCCACCTCTTGATAAGGTTCGATGTGTTCGAAACGATTTCACGACTTTTTGTGAACCTGATGAATGGATATGGGGTCGAGAAGGGGATATTGATTCGGATGAGTTCAATATATTTGATTCTAGGCCGGTTAAAAAAGGCAAACAG GGATCAGCAGTAAGTGCAGGCACATTTTTAGCAAAAAGTGGAGGAGGAACAACAGGAGATACCCCTTTACTAGCTTGCTTAAAATATGTAAAGTCAAATGCAACATACATGCCAAATTTAGACCAACTTAAAGCCCTAATTAGTACATACTCTCCCAAAATATACAACCACCCAAAAGAAAACTTCTTCCCTTCCTCTGTTGAATGGTTCTTTAAGAATGGTGCACTTCTATACAAAAAAGGAGATGAATCAAATCCAATCCCAATCGAACCCTCAGGTGCAAATCTTCCCCAAGGCGGAACAAGTGATGGAGAATACTGGATAGATCTACCCaccaataaaaatgaaaaagaaagagTAAAAAAGGGAGACATTGAATCAGCATGTGCATACTATCATGTCAAACCTATGCTAGGTGGAACATATACCGACCTAGCCATATGGGTATTTTACCCTTTTAATGGTCCGTCAAGTGCTAAAGTCGGTTTTGTAACTATACCATTAGGCGAAATAGGCGAACATGTAGCCGACTGGGAACATGTTACCTTAAGAATAAGTAACTTTAACGGTATGTtacaaaaagtttatttttcacaACACGCTGAAGGTGAATGGGTGTACCCACCCGACCTAGAATTTTACGACGGTAACAAGTTTAACGGATACGCTTCGTTACATGGTCATGCTTGTTATCGTAGTGTAGGGGAAGTGTTACAAGGGTCCAATTATATAGGAATAAGAAATGATACAGGGAAAAGTGACAAAATGTTGGATACATCTAAGAATTATGAGATAATTTCAGCTGATTATCTAGGTGGTGGGGTAGTAATTGAACCGGCTTGGTTAAATTATGCAAGGAAGTGGGGCCCTAAGATTTCTTATAATATTGCTGATGAAATTAAGAAATTTGCTAATTTGTTGCCAGGAAAACTTAAGGCTAAGTTTCTAGCTTTTACTAAGAGTTTACCACCTGAAGTGTTGGGTGAACAAGGTCCCACTGGTCCTAAAATGAAGAAAAGTTGGGATGGGGAAGAGACtaagtga
- the LOC130818244 gene encoding hypothetical protein At1g04090 isoform X2 — MFVRFRMSKVNKMGNCISCLNNSPSGPDKESNSRNKGLAIHQTFQLPSPLPNWPPGNGFGTGSIDFGGLHIAEVTTFNKVWATYDGGPDGEGATFFEPVGLPEGYFLLGYYAQRNNRPLFGRVLVAKDTNSPGDPALNWPIDYALVWSSHGLSVKADSPGYIWAPIPSDGYQAVGLVVTTTPEKPPLDKVRCVRNDFTTFCEPDEWIWGREGDIDSDEFNIFDSRPVKKGKQGSAVSAGTFLAKSGGGTTGDTPLLACLKYVKSNATYMPNLDQLKALISTYSPKIYNHPKENFFPSSVEWFFKNGALLYKKGDESNPIPIEPSGANLPQGGTSDGEYWIDLPTNKNEKERVKKGDIESACAYYHVKPMLGGTYTDLAIWVFYPFNGPSSAKVGFVTIPLGEIGEHVADWEHVTLRISNFNGMLQKVYFSQHAEGEWVYPPDLEFYDGNKFNGYASLHGHACYRSVGEVLQGSNYIGIRNDTGKSDKMLDTSKNYEIISADYLGGGVVIEPAWLNYARKWGPKISYNIADEIKKFANLLPGKLKAKFLAFTKSLPPEVLGEQGPTGPKMKKSWDGEETK; from the exons ATGTTTGTTAGGTTTAGAATGAGTAAAGTAAACAAGATGGGAAACTGCATTTCATGTTTAAATAATTCACCATCCGGTCCGGACAAAGAATCCAATTCTAGAAACAAAGGTTTGGCCATTCATCAAACATTCCAACTTCCTTCTCCTTTACCGAATTGGCCACCAG GCAATGGTTTTGGAACTGGGTCAATTGATTTTGGAGGTCTACATATAGCTGAAGTGACAACATTTAACAAAGTATGGGCCACATATGATGGAGGACCAGATGGTGAAGGAGCAACATTTTTTGAGCCCGTTGGACTACCCGAAGGGTATTTTCTTTTAGGGTACTATGCTCAACGTAATAATAGACCATTATTTGGTCGTGTCCTTGTAGCCAAAGACACAAATAGTCCTGGTGATCCTGCTCTTAATTGGCCTATTGATTATGCCCTTGTTTGGAGTAGCCATGGTCTAAGTGTTAAGGCTGACTCCCCTGGCTACATTTGGGCTCCTATTCCGAGTGATGGATATCAAGCTGTGGGTCTAGTCGTTACTACTACACCCGAGAAGCCACCTCTTGATAAGGTTCGATGTGTTCGAAACGATTTCACGACTTTTTGTGAACCTGATGAATGGATATGGGGTCGAGAAGGGGATATTGATTCGGATGAGTTCAATATATTTGATTCTAGGCCGGTTAAAAAAGGCAAACAG GGATCAGCAGTAAGTGCAGGCACATTTTTAGCAAAAAGTGGAGGAGGAACAACAGGAGATACCCCTTTACTAGCTTGCTTAAAATATGTAAAGTCAAATGCAACATACATGCCAAATTTAGACCAACTTAAAGCCCTAATTAGTACATACTCTCCCAAAATATACAACCACCCAAAAGAAAACTTCTTCCCTTCCTCTGTTGAATGGTTCTTTAAGAATGGTGCACTTCTATACAAAAAAGGAGATGAATCAAATCCAATCCCAATCGAACCCTCAGGTGCAAATCTTCCCCAAGGCGGAACAAGTGATGGAGAATACTGGATAGATCTACCCaccaataaaaatgaaaaagaaagagTAAAAAAGGGAGACATTGAATCAGCATGTGCATACTATCATGTCAAACCTATGCTAGGTGGAACATATACCGACCTAGCCATATGGGTATTTTACCCTTTTAATGGTCCGTCAAGTGCTAAAGTCGGTTTTGTAACTATACCATTAGGCGAAATAGGCGAACATGTAGCCGACTGGGAACATGTTACCTTAAGAATAAGTAACTTTAACGGTATGTtacaaaaagtttatttttcacaACACGCTGAAGGTGAATGGGTGTACCCACCCGACCTAGAATTTTACGACGGTAACAAGTTTAACGGATACGCTTCGTTACATGGTCATGCTTGTTATCGTAGTGTAGGGGAAGTGTTACAAGGGTCCAATTATATAGGAATAAGAAATGATACAGGGAAAAGTGACAAAATGTTGGATACATCTAAGAATTATGAGATAATTTCAGCTGATTATCTAGGTGGTGGGGTAGTAATTGAACCGGCTTGGTTAAATTATGCAAGGAAGTGGGGCCCTAAGATTTCTTATAATATTGCTGATGAAATTAAGAAATTTGCTAATTTGTTGCCAGGAAAACTTAAGGCTAAGTTTCTAGCTTTTACTAAGAGTTTACCACCTGAAGTGTTGGGTGAACAAGGTCCCACTGGTCCTAAAATGAAGAAAAGTTGGGATGGGGAAGAGACtaagtga